One stretch of Desulfovibrio sp. DNA includes these proteins:
- a CDS encoding TolC family outer membrane protein: MKYFIAYLLSFGLLLPAVASAAESAYPPPPAGQVITVEDSVYGVLRSNRALRGMQENRSVLEHETDRAKAGFGPRVDVTGRAGGSVMSDSSTRSRDLDTQMWGLAGVSAQLVQPIWDGFATRSRVRTAKSTLESVKFRVFDTATSMSLEGIISHIDVLRRRKILALAESNVTQHKALVSQAQERANLGADTAADVTQARSRLQRALSSLSESKAALLVAEERYTRLTGLPATGKLAPVTMPPELYQGPDAVFSQAEQSNPKVAAYMQDIRAARGQRELADSAFYPTLNLEAGPNYTDRGGASDRWIYSFDVMGVVRWNIFNSGADLAERRAASARIRQSRQVMYDFIDELKLDIESTWTNYQAAQEQFSHYTKAVEYSKYTRSAYIEQFQIGKRSILDVLDTENELFNSSTQAETARGNILVGAYRLSALSGNLLPQMSINTAPLGQTPPRDAADPREEFAPGWFE; this comes from the coding sequence GTGAAGTATTTTATTGCATACCTGTTGTCCTTTGGCCTGCTGTTGCCCGCTGTGGCTTCGGCCGCAGAATCTGCGTATCCGCCGCCGCCAGCGGGGCAGGTCATTACTGTGGAAGACTCCGTTTACGGAGTGTTGCGATCCAACCGTGCCCTGCGTGGCATGCAGGAAAATCGTAGCGTGCTTGAACATGAGACTGACCGAGCCAAGGCTGGCTTTGGTCCGCGAGTCGACGTTACCGGCCGGGCTGGCGGCAGCGTCATGAGCGACTCATCAACCCGCAGCAGAGATCTGGACACGCAGATGTGGGGCCTGGCTGGCGTCAGCGCTCAGCTTGTGCAGCCCATCTGGGATGGTTTTGCCACCAGATCCCGCGTGCGTACCGCAAAATCGACTCTTGAGTCTGTGAAGTTCAGGGTGTTTGACACCGCCACTTCCATGTCGCTTGAAGGCATCATTTCTCATATTGATGTGCTGCGCCGCAGAAAGATCCTGGCGCTGGCAGAATCGAATGTCACGCAGCATAAGGCGCTGGTCAGTCAGGCGCAGGAAAGGGCCAACCTTGGCGCTGATACCGCTGCGGACGTGACGCAGGCCCGTTCACGCCTCCAGCGTGCGCTGTCGAGCCTTTCCGAGTCCAAGGCCGCCTTGCTTGTGGCCGAAGAGCGCTACACACGCCTTACCGGCCTGCCTGCAACCGGCAAGCTGGCTCCCGTGACCATGCCTCCTGAACTGTATCAGGGGCCTGACGCCGTGTTTTCGCAGGCCGAACAGAGCAACCCCAAAGTTGCCGCTTACATGCAGGATATCCGTGCAGCACGCGGCCAGCGTGAACTGGCGGATTCGGCATTTTATCCCACGCTGAATCTTGAAGCCGGTCCCAACTATACGGATCGGGGCGGCGCAAGTGACCGCTGGATATACAGCTTTGACGTCATGGGCGTTGTGCGCTGGAATATTTTCAACAGCGGGGCCGACCTGGCTGAACGCCGTGCCGCCTCGGCGCGTATCCGTCAGAGCCGTCAGGTGATGTATGACTTCATCGACGAACTCAAGCTGGATATCGAAAGCACCTGGACCAACTATCAGGCCGCGCAGGAGCAGTTCTCGCACTATACCAAGGCTGTGGAGTACAGTAAGTATACACGCTCGGCGTATATTGAGCAGTTCCAGATCGGCAAGCGCAGTATTCTGGACGTACTTGATACGGAAAATGAGCTCTTCAACTCTTCCACCCAGGCTGAAACCGCTCGCGGCAACATCCTGGTTGGCGCGTATCGCTTGAGTGCCCTTTCTGGCAATCTGCTGCCGCAGATGTCCATCAATACCGCACCCCTTGGACAGACCCCTCCCAGGGACGCAGCGGACCCCCGCGAAGAATTCGCTCCCGGCTGGTTTGAGTAA
- a CDS encoding M48 family metallopeptidase produces the protein MPFYTGKSCPKGAVTAIVYRRANLWQPCRMAEKKPASRRFRSPGAPLPACVHMRLADGTNLTARVRVSSRARRTRLSLSPYGHLTITTPEGMPLSLLEQTLPQFLPWLERAWKKRKATAPRQQLPLSIELPLAGLTFAVRTEGDMAAGRLAAARHHETHFSLLARKDAQRLLLVQSSDCLRLFGAVEDASLCVKALRQWCRHMAEALLPAYLTALAQQAGFALEKISVRDQRSRWGSCARTRKGKGKVNGTASGKSQPQRNGRQEAQDATANNASLPVQGRAGRLAAKLFGLFTARAENTGGRQVGLLPVDREYSLAGQQGQPIGRISLNWRAALLPLPLLEHLCWHELCHLRHMDHSPAYRAELARYSPHWPEQEKALNDAWRDLPWWALPGEGEPDPAESEED, from the coding sequence ATGCCATTCTATACTGGTAAAAGTTGCCCGAAAGGCGCGGTGACGGCCATTGTTTACAGGCGCGCCAACCTGTGGCAGCCTTGTCGCATGGCTGAAAAAAAACCGGCTTCACGGCGCTTCCGGTCACCAGGCGCGCCCTTGCCCGCCTGCGTCCACATGCGCCTTGCCGACGGCACCAATCTTACAGCCAGGGTAAGGGTCTCTTCACGCGCCAGGCGCACGCGCCTCTCCCTCAGCCCTTACGGGCACCTGACCATCACCACTCCTGAAGGCATGCCCCTGTCGCTGCTGGAACAGACGCTCCCCCAGTTCCTGCCATGGCTTGAACGCGCTTGGAAAAAACGCAAGGCCACTGCCCCACGGCAGCAACTGCCTTTGAGCATTGAACTGCCCCTGGCCGGGCTGACGTTTGCGGTGCGGACTGAAGGCGACATGGCGGCGGGCAGGCTGGCGGCGGCGCGGCATCACGAAACCCATTTTTCCCTGCTGGCGCGGAAGGATGCGCAACGATTGCTGCTGGTGCAAAGCTCCGACTGTCTGCGCCTGTTCGGCGCGGTTGAAGACGCCAGCCTGTGCGTCAAGGCCCTGCGCCAGTGGTGCCGCCATATGGCGGAAGCCCTGCTTCCGGCGTATCTGACAGCTCTTGCCCAGCAGGCAGGTTTTGCTCTTGAAAAAATCAGCGTGCGGGATCAACGCTCGCGCTGGGGCAGCTGCGCGCGTACGCGCAAGGGTAAGGGTAAGGTCAACGGCACAGCCAGCGGCAAAAGCCAGCCGCAGAGAAACGGCAGGCAAGAGGCACAGGACGCTACAGCAAACAACGCTTCCCTCCCTGTGCAAGGCAGGGCCGGAAGACTGGCCGCAAAGCTTTTCGGCCTGTTCACTGCCAGAGCCGAAAACACTGGCGGCAGGCAGGTCGGCCTTCTGCCCGTTGATCGGGAATACAGCCTTGCGGGGCAGCAGGGGCAACCCATCGGGCGCATCAGTCTCAACTGGCGGGCGGCGCTTCTTCCCCTGCCCCTTCTGGAGCACCTTTGCTGGCACGAACTGTGCCACCTGCGCCATATGGACCATTCCCCGGCCTACAGGGCCGAGCTTGCCCGATACTCCCCCCACTGGCCGGAACAGGAAAAAGCCCTCAATGACGCATGGCGCGATTTGCCCTGGTGGGCGCTGCCCGGTGAGGGCGAGCCTGACCCGGCCGAAAGCGAAGAAGACTGA
- the rbr gene encoding rubrerythrin, whose amino-acid sequence MKSLKGSQTEKNILTAFAGESQARNRYDFFAGVAKKDGFVLVEEIFLETACQEREHAKRLFKFLEGGEVEIQAAYPAGVIAGSEANLLASAHGENYEHTEMYPSMAATAEKEGFAEVAFAMRHIAVAEAYHEKRFLKLASDIKEGRMFLRSKPTVWRCLNCGCLVEGDHAPEMCPACAHPKAYFEELNYCF is encoded by the coding sequence ATGAAATCATTGAAGGGCAGCCAGACTGAAAAGAACATCCTTACAGCTTTTGCCGGTGAATCCCAGGCGCGCAACCGCTATGACTTCTTTGCCGGTGTGGCCAAAAAAGACGGCTTCGTGCTTGTGGAAGAAATCTTTCTTGAAACCGCTTGTCAGGAAAGGGAACACGCCAAACGTCTGTTCAAGTTTCTTGAGGGCGGCGAAGTAGAAATTCAGGCAGCCTATCCCGCTGGCGTCATCGCCGGCAGCGAAGCCAACCTGCTGGCCTCCGCCCATGGCGAAAATTATGAGCATACCGAGATGTATCCTTCTATGGCCGCCACTGCCGAAAAAGAAGGTTTTGCTGAAGTGGCCTTTGCCATGCGCCACATCGCCGTGGCCGAAGCCTATCATGAAAAGCGTTTTTTGAAGCTGGCCAGCGACATCAAGGAAGGACGCATGTTCCTGCGTTCCAAGCCCACAGTGTGGCGCTGCCTCAACTGCGGCTGTCTTGTGGAAGGGGACCATGCGCCCGAAATGTGCCCCGCATGTGCGCATCCCAAGGCTTACTTTGAAGAACTGAACTACTGCTTCTAA
- a CDS encoding FlxA-like family protein has protein sequence MSVTSTSAYGVSGLSDVDEIWSTKSSSAKSASSTASGSSSGDTVSISDTAKALFAEKLGRYTASASDTDEKTKATDSSGVSVEGLSGDAAEESTQSTGGAGGASGVGGGSGGTNTVESIKKQIESLKSQLTSLASHATGGVMDAGINSKINALQAQIAALEAQLAEAQGAA, from the coding sequence ATGAGTGTGACAAGCACAAGCGCATATGGCGTCAGCGGCCTTTCTGACGTGGATGAAATCTGGAGCACCAAAAGCAGCAGCGCCAAAAGCGCCAGCAGCACCGCGTCTGGGAGCAGTTCCGGCGATACGGTAAGCATCTCCGATACAGCCAAGGCTCTTTTTGCTGAAAAACTGGGCCGGTATACGGCCTCGGCTTCTGATACCGACGAAAAAACCAAAGCGACCGATTCTTCCGGGGTATCCGTTGAAGGTCTGAGCGGCGACGCGGCTGAGGAATCCACTCAGAGTACGGGTGGCGCTGGCGGGGCCTCTGGAGTTGGCGGCGGTTCCGGCGGAACCAATACCGTTGAGAGCATCAAAAAGCAGATTGAATCTCTTAAAAGTCAATTGACCAGTCTTGCCAGTCATGCGACCGGCGGGGTGATGGATGCGGGAATCAATAGTAAAATTAATGCCCTCCAGGCACAAATAGCGGCTCTGGAGGCCCAGCTTGCAGAGGCGCAAGGGGCTGCATAA
- a CDS encoding type I secretion system permease/ATPase: MGGGQGEKERTMGPLRPSDVDFMPGLLRSLAVLLRLRGKVVSPQFLMAGLTGNKVTPQACLRAARKAGLSGRIVFRPELDEIPSLVLPCILLLTHDRSCVMTSIRDGKAEVIFPETSEAAQTVQLEDLKQEYSGYTLFAAVEAAPDDRAERLSIAHGKRWFWDVLRYYAPIYRHVALASVVINLIAVGSPLFVMNVYDRVVPNNAIETLWVLAIGIIIIYMFNFLLSSLRTHFVDVAGRNADIVLSSSLVEKVLSMRMDAKPESTGALVNNLREFEQLREFFSSSSLLACIDLPFLVIFLLLTGFIGGPLVFLPIAAMPLMLGLGLLLQQRSRRSAEASYKQNMQKNALLVEIVGGLETLKSCMAESRMQKLWESVVGLSAQSNSEARKYNNLAVTVSMLITQLVTVAMIVWGVYRISEGLMTMGALIGCNILVGRTMAPLLQMASLLTRLQNSHVTLKALDMLMLLPSENQVEKTCMDFGMLRPSFTMESVSFAYPHQERLALERVSLRIEPGERVGIIGPMGSGKSTLSKLLIGLYQPKEGAVKFGDVDIRQIPSTDLRGRIGVLPQDVVLFYGSIRDNIALGDPTINDHLILRAAALAGVTDFLRNNPAGFAAQVGEQGRALSGGQRQAVALARALVRDPEVLLLDEPTSNMDTDSELMLQKRLFSVMQDRTVVLVTHRLSMLRIVERLIVMENGQIKMDGPRDAVLQSLRDRSKQNVAAARHEHGAEARPAAGNA, from the coding sequence ATGGGCGGCGGGCAGGGAGAAAAGGAGCGCACCATGGGGCCCCTGCGCCCCTCGGACGTGGATTTTATGCCGGGCCTGTTGCGCAGCCTTGCGGTTTTGCTGCGGTTGCGCGGCAAGGTTGTGAGCCCGCAGTTTCTCATGGCAGGGCTCACGGGCAACAAGGTGACGCCCCAGGCATGCCTGAGGGCGGCGCGCAAGGCGGGGCTCTCTGGGCGCATCGTTTTTCGCCCCGAACTGGATGAAATTCCCAGCCTTGTTTTGCCCTGCATCCTGCTTTTGACGCACGACCGCTCCTGCGTGATGACCTCCATCCGTGACGGCAAGGCAGAAGTTATTTTTCCCGAAACCAGCGAGGCCGCGCAGACCGTCCAGCTTGAAGACCTCAAGCAGGAGTATTCGGGCTATACCCTTTTCGCCGCAGTGGAGGCCGCGCCCGACGACCGGGCAGAGCGGCTGAGCATTGCGCACGGCAAGCGCTGGTTCTGGGACGTGCTGCGCTATTATGCCCCCATTTACCGCCATGTTGCCCTGGCCAGCGTGGTCATCAACCTGATTGCCGTGGGCAGTCCGCTGTTTGTCATGAACGTGTATGACCGCGTGGTGCCCAATAATGCCATAGAAACCCTGTGGGTTCTGGCCATCGGCATTATCATCATCTACATGTTCAACTTTCTGCTTTCCTCATTGCGCACGCACTTTGTCGATGTGGCCGGACGCAATGCGGATATTGTGCTTTCCAGTTCGCTGGTGGAAAAAGTGCTTTCAATGCGTATGGACGCCAAGCCGGAATCCACCGGGGCCTTGGTTAACAATCTTCGTGAATTCGAGCAGTTGCGAGAATTTTTCAGTTCGTCGAGTTTGCTGGCCTGCATTGACTTGCCCTTTCTGGTGATCTTTCTGCTGCTTACCGGCTTTATCGGCGGCCCGTTAGTCTTTTTGCCAATTGCGGCCATGCCGCTCATGCTGGGGCTGGGCCTGCTGCTGCAACAGCGGTCGCGGCGCAGCGCAGAGGCAAGCTACAAGCAGAACATGCAGAAAAATGCCCTGCTGGTGGAAATTGTGGGGGGGCTTGAAACCCTCAAGTCCTGCATGGCCGAAAGCCGTATGCAGAAACTCTGGGAATCCGTGGTGGGCCTTTCAGCCCAGTCCAACAGTGAAGCGCGCAAGTATAACAACCTGGCGGTCACGGTATCCATGCTCATCACCCAACTGGTGACAGTGGCCATGATCGTGTGGGGCGTTTACCGCATATCTGAAGGACTCATGACCATGGGTGCGCTCATTGGCTGCAATATTCTGGTGGGCCGCACCATGGCCCCTCTGTTGCAGATGGCCTCACTGCTCACGCGGCTGCAAAATTCGCACGTGACGCTCAAGGCCCTGGACATGCTCATGCTGCTGCCTTCTGAAAACCAGGTTGAAAAAACCTGCATGGATTTTGGCATGCTGCGGCCTTCCTTCACAATGGAAAGCGTGTCTTTTGCCTATCCGCACCAGGAAAGGCTGGCACTTGAGCGCGTGTCCCTGCGTATTGAGCCGGGTGAGCGCGTGGGCATCATTGGCCCCATGGGGTCGGGAAAAAGCACGCTGTCAAAACTGCTCATCGGTCTTTACCAGCCCAAGGAAGGGGCCGTGAAGTTCGGGGATGTGGACATTCGTCAGATCCCCAGCACCGACCTGCGGGGCCGCATAGGGGTTCTGCCGCAGGACGTGGTGCTGTTTTACGGCAGTATTCGCGACAATATCGCTCTGGGGGATCCCACCATCAACGATCACCTGATTTTGCGGGCAGCGGCCCTGGCGGGCGTGACGGACTTTTTGCGCAACAATCCTGCGGGTTTTGCCGCGCAGGTGGGCGAGCAGGGCAGGGCCCTTTCCGGCGGACAGCGTCAGGCCGTGGCTCTGGCCCGTGCTCTGGTGCGTGACCCTGAAGTGCTGCTTCTGGATGAACCGACCAGCAATATGGATACGGATTCTGAACTCATGCTGCAAAAGCGTCTGTTCTCGGTAATGCAGGACCGCACTGTGGTGCTTGTGACGCACCGCCTGTCCATGCTCCGGATTGTGGAACGCCTGATAGTGATGGAGAACGGCCAGATCAAGATGGATGGGCCGCGTGACGCCGTGTTGCAGAGCCTGCGCGACCGTTCAAAGCAAAACGTCGCGGCGGCACGGCATGAACACGGCGCTGAGGCGCGGCCAGCAGCGGGGAATGCGTAA